The following is a genomic window from Chitinivorax sp. B.
TGTCGTACAGGGTAGCGTGTATTGCCCAACAGGAAGCTATGCTCAAATGGACCCCGAGATCGAACAATTCCCCGCCACCATCACAAAGCAGGATGGCACGTCACGCTGGCAGGTCACCTCACGCGTGATGGCCGCCATCGTCGGTGGCTATGGCTTTGCATATGGCGCTACAGCCTTTTTGACTGCCTATTTACCCATGTCGCGTGTCAATCGGGTCGTCACTGCCAGCATGTTGTGCTTTATCTTCTACTGTGCAGGCATCCTGTATGCGTTTGCCTGTCGCAGTACCTGGCGAGCCTGGGGCATGCTGGTGTTGTCCAGCATTCTGTTGTCGGCGGCGGCCATGCTGCCAGGGCTGGGAGTACGGCCATGAAGCGCACCTTCACCCAAACCATGGCTTGGCTGCACACCTGGTGTGGCTTACTGATCGGCTGGCTGTTGTTTGTGATTTTCGTGGGTGGCACGCTGGCCTGTTTCGACAAGGAGCTGAATCACTGGATGCGCCCAGCCGCACATGGTGCAGCCTCCACCCAGGTCAATTACGATCAGGCAGCGGCTCAATTACACCGCATCATGCCCAATGCCCATGCCTGGTACATCAATCCCCCCAATGAGCGTGAACCGACAACCAGCATCGGCTGGTTCAATGAGGGCGAAACATTCCAGCGCCGTGCGCTCTCACCGGTCGATGGTCAACTGTTGCCCGATACGGCGGGCGGCAATTTCTTCTTTGAACTGCATTACAACCTGCATGCGGGTACGATTGGACTCTACATCGTCGGCATCGCCGGCATGATGATGCTGGTAGCACTGGTAACCGGCATCATCATTCACAAGCGCATTTTCAAGGATTTCTTCACCTTCCGCCCGCAAGCCTCACGGCAACGGTCCTGGCTGGATGCCCATAACGTCACCGCCGTGCTGGGCCTGCCATTTCATCTATTGATCGCCTACACCGGCTTGATGATTTTTGTTGTCTATTACATGCAGGCGGGTGTGCATGTTGCCTATCAGGGGGACAGCACGCGCTTCTTCAATGAAGTATCACAAGGGTTCGAGCGAGAGGAACAGCACCAGCCACTGCCCAAGCTGGCATCGCTGGACCGCATGGTAGCGGCGGCGCAACAGCATTGGCAGCAAAGCGACATTCTGTGGGTGGGTATTCATCATCCCAACGATACCAGTGCCACGGTTGAAGTTCGCGCACGCCGGCCGCAGCATGTTGCCTGGTCAGAAACCAGCCTGTATTACGATGGCGTGACAGGGCAACTGCTCAAGGAAAAACCCGAGCTGGACACCGCCTACCATGTCTATACCTTCATGGGCGGCCTGCACATGGCCCAATTTGGTGGTGCCATGGTTCGTTGGTTGTACTTGCTGATGGGCGCTGCCGGTTGCGTCATGATTGCCAGCGGCCTGACCGTCTGGCTGGAAAAACGTAGCAAGCGTACCGTGCAATCCACCGGTTTCAAACTGGTGCGAGCACTGAATATCGGGGTTGTGGGTGGCATGCTGGTGGCGGTGGCGGCCTATTTCTGGGGAAATCGGTTATTACCCGCCGGGCTCGCCAATCGCAACGGGCTGGAGATGCAAGTGTTTTTCGTCAGCTGGCTGGTTGCGGCCACTTGGGGCCTGATCCGCGCCCGACAAGGACAGCCATGGTCGGAACTGCTGGGGCTGGCTGCCATATTGTTGCTCGGCCTACCGGTATTGAACGGTCTGACGACCACCCATAGTCATCTACTGGTGACGATTCCTCAAGGCATCTGGTCATTGGCCCTGGTGGACCTGACCATGCTGTTGACCGGCATGCTGCTGGCCTTGCTTGCCTGGCGCTTGCGCACCGCCCGTCAACACACTGCTGCCCCTTTGGCACAACCGGTTCACGCATAAGGATTCATCATGTGGTTACTGTTTTTTGCACTTTGCCTGACCAGTTTCACACTGCTGGCGCTAGGGATGCCTCGGCATTTCAAGACAACAATCGGACGCGAACCCACTCCATTCTTATCGACGTTCTGCAAATTGGCCGGTTGGAGCGGGCTGGCGGTTGCCTTGTGGGGATGCATTGGCTGGCAAGGCGTACAGATCGGCCCGGTGATCTGGACCGCCTGCATGATACTCGGCGGCCTGCTGCTGGTCATGGTCCTGCTGCCGTTCCAGTTGAACCGCATCAAGTGGCTGGCTTGGCTGCATCCTGCTTTGGCATTGGGAAGCTTATTAGCATCTATGACCTAAAACGCGAGCCATGAATCCATGTCACCAAAACCTAACCTACAGCTAATTGGGGCAAGGACCAAAGCAGGCCCCATCCAAGGCTTTGGCTGATTCCGATACAACCAATACCCGGAATTTATGGTTTGTCGCTGATCGTCGCAGGCAAAAATCCAAATCGCATCGCCCGCAAATCCAGCACCACCGTACCACTGGTAAAAGGCCGATTCCCGATCACGCCAGCCATCTCAGTGGTATGTTCACCCCATTCAGCCGCGCTGCGATCACAGCGATAGGCTCGCCAATCAACAAGCGACAAACCTGCAATGCGACACACAATGATTTTCACTGCATCGTATGGTTTGATTGGGTCAGTGGGGCAACTGCCGCAGTTGAATTAGGCACATAACCAAACCGCATTGCCTGCATATCAAGTACGACCGTGCCGCTTACAAAGGGGGTATTGCTCACGATGCCGCTATGCTCAAAGCTGCTGGTATCGCACTGCTTGCCGGTCCATTTCGCTTTCACACTGGATACGATGGTCAACGGTTGGCTGCCAGATGCAGTAACACAGTACAAAGGTTTACCAAAACGATATCCCAGCTGGCTCTTGGGTTGCTCGTTGGTGATCAACCCTAATTTCTTCAGTTGTGCCCAGCTGGATGCATTCAATGCCAAATCCACCGCCGCGCCTGTATCAAACATCAGGTTGGCCAGTTTGTAGTCGCCAATGGTCGCATCAATCAGCAGCTTCATATTGGTGTTGATCGTCATGGGCCCAAAACTTGCCCGTGAAGTGACGGCACTGAGTACTGCATCATTGGCCTGATCTGCCACATAAAGCTGCTTGGCTGGGTAATCAATCAGCGTGATTGAACCGGCAAGCATATCCATGCCAATCGAACCAATTTTCAGGCAACCGGCCTCCTCTATCCAA
Proteins encoded in this region:
- a CDS encoding DUF3649 domain-containing protein, producing the protein MDPEIEQFPATITKQDGTSRWQVTSRVMAAIVGGYGFAYGATAFLTAYLPMSRVNRVVTASMLCFIFYCAGILYAFACRSTWRAWGMLVLSSILLSAAAMLPGLGVRP
- a CDS encoding PepSY-associated TM helix domain-containing protein, which codes for MKRTFTQTMAWLHTWCGLLIGWLLFVIFVGGTLACFDKELNHWMRPAAHGAASTQVNYDQAAAQLHRIMPNAHAWYINPPNEREPTTSIGWFNEGETFQRRALSPVDGQLLPDTAGGNFFFELHYNLHAGTIGLYIVGIAGMMMLVALVTGIIIHKRIFKDFFTFRPQASRQRSWLDAHNVTAVLGLPFHLLIAYTGLMIFVVYYMQAGVHVAYQGDSTRFFNEVSQGFEREEQHQPLPKLASLDRMVAAAQQHWQQSDILWVGIHHPNDTSATVEVRARRPQHVAWSETSLYYDGVTGQLLKEKPELDTAYHVYTFMGGLHMAQFGGAMVRWLYLLMGAAGCVMIASGLTVWLEKRSKRTVQSTGFKLVRALNIGVVGGMLVAVAAYFWGNRLLPAGLANRNGLEMQVFFVSWLVAATWGLIRARQGQPWSELLGLAAILLLGLPVLNGLTTTHSHLLVTIPQGIWSLALVDLTMLLTGMLLALLAWRLRTARQHTAAPLAQPVHA
- a CDS encoding DUF3325 domain-containing protein: MWLLFFALCLTSFTLLALGMPRHFKTTIGREPTPFLSTFCKLAGWSGLAVALWGCIGWQGVQIGPVIWTACMILGGLLLVMVLLPFQLNRIKWLAWLHPALALGSLLASMT